TCACATGGAAGGCCCGTTTGGTCGGACCCTTATTGGGCTCAACACGCACTCTATAAGCTCATGAACAAGACACTCATGTTCGTCCGTTCTGCAGGATATGAACGCACAGATCGCACACACTTAAAGCCCCAACAGGAAGAGCTCAGGAAGGACTACAAAACATGGGAAAGGGCCTTGGAAGGCTATACAAAGGATGCAGAAAACCCCCAGAAGGGCAATCGGCGCGAACTGTTGCTCTTGCGTACATTATATCTCGTCTCATGGATATGGACGGAAACATGTCTGGCCAGACAGGAAACCGTTTTCGACAACTATAACTCTGCCTTCGCGGAGCTTGTTCACTGTGCCGGCCAACTTATTGATATTGACGATGTCACTGAGCGCAAGTCCACGAAATGCGGCCCGGATATTTTCACATTTGAAATACGTATCGTCACAGGACTGTACTACACAGCAGTCAGGTGCCGTGACCCGATTATCCGTCGCGAGGCTATCCGACAGATGAGTCGGTGTACCAAACAAGAGGGCCTATGGGATCAACGTATCATAGTGAAAATCGCTCAACTGGTAATCGATCTAGAAGAAGCGAATTTGTCATCGTTGGACGTACAAGAAAGGGTCCCGGAGGATAGGGATCGTATCTATGAAACAATTCCTTCGTGTACGCATCCAGAGGATCTTCGAAGTACTCGCCAGGTTGTTCTGCTCTCGAAGCCCAATGGACCAGATGGTGCATGGCTGACTAGGGTCCGATTTGTGGAGTGGTCCTAGTCATTGGGATAGATTTGTCTTGACCTGACCGTTCAGCGACGACGATATAAGGATTGTTTGCAGTGTACCGTTTCCAGATAAGATACACCTTCTTATCATACCTTcaattaatcttaatatcagATGTATCTTACCACTTCTATTAAATGTTCAGTTAGGGAAGATAAATGTTGTGCCTTGTCGCATCTGATATGCATATAGGCCAGACGCACGCCTCCGTCGGGCATGACGACAACCCGAcattaattatttactatgtATATGGGTTAACGCTTTGTATTTAGTTTGCAGTATTGGTGCAGATAACATATAACAGCTCTACTTACTTAATACCATTTTCACACATTCCCTGGAATCCAACACCTATCACTACTACGCATCTGGTGTAAGCTCTCGCTTGACTAGGTACATACTTTCCGGCCACCACATTTCGTTAGTGTCAGCCAACTGGGAAATGACATTATGTGTCTTCATCATAGAAATGACCTGACTGAGCTCCCACTGTCCAATATCCTTGATCCACCACACCCCATCTAATAACATGACCAGGACCAGCCAGTGAGCGAAGATGTCCATAGTCAGGACATGTATCGGAGTGAGAACTAATAGCTGCCTGCTTGTAGGTGACGCCGGTATTGTTGTACTTTTATTCCTAGCTTCTGCGGTAGGAGAGTCCAATACCGATTGCACGATGTTGAGAAATTCGGTCGGAGCTTTATTGAGAAAAGACATGATAATCCTCCTAAGGATCTGCGGCACCTCCATAGACGTAACACTTATCATGTATCGAGCCACCCATGGTGAGACAGCACGGGAACCCTCAAACCCTGCTGTATGTTGAGTATTCGGAGACGTCGCAGACACCATCTTCCCATTGTCACTTGCGCGCGGCGATAGCGCTGCCAATGCGCAGCTCTCCAGGACACTTATGGTTTCGAGTAATGCATGGACCCGTTGTTGGTCGATCGCGCTACATGATGCAGAAGCTTGCAGCAGCACAGCAGTTGTGCGTTCTGCTCTTCTACGAAGGCTTCTTAGAGCACGATCACAGGTGGATGCCACGAGCGGGAGAAATAAGCGCTTCGTTGTCGGAGATGGACCATCTTGCGGTGATAGAGGGCTTGATATTGTCGGATGGGACTCTGGTCCCGTATCCACCATACTGCCAGCAGCAGTCGCGCTGACAATATCATTGAGTATAGCGCTAGATGCGGTATGTGCTGCGCGTGTGAACGTAATCCATTGTGAATGTTGCGGTAATAGCTCGGTTGGGAGCCGTTGCCCATGTGCTTTAGCTGTGGCTGCTAAATGAACGCGAATGGAGTGACTAGCCGAGGCGTACAAGACCATCAACGCTGCATTGGCGAGGACGTTATCGTAGCCCCGGGCTTTTTGCATAGTTGTTTGGATGTGGCGGAGGGATGCCGCATGATGGCGCTCGGCTAACGCAAAGAGGTCTTGAATTTCTGTTAGGGTTTGGTTATCAAGGGGCTTTTGAGTGTGTTCATGTGCCAAGTCGTGGCATTTGCATGCTGCCGCCAGGCTTAGCAGGGATGACATGACTGCCTTGCATTTGAAGGCGAGATTAGGTACCCCGACCGATAGAGCGTGGAGATCGAGGGAGTCGAACGGGATGGTTTGGCTGGTGTGCGAGAGATAGTGGGCTAAGAGACTGAGCTCCGTCGCATTGAGAGGATCCGGGGAGGGCAAATCCAAGTTGAGGATATCCTCCTCGCAATTCGATTGTGGCGAAAGAGGAAGTTGGCCAGTGGATGAAGGTATGGGGCCCGGAAGACGCCCTGTTATTGAGTCGGATCCTTTGAATTCGATCACGGAGTTTGGGAAACCTCCCAGCTCTGTGTCCGATCCGCTGGCACTCGGAGGGTGTTGATATTGACATGTATACGACAGTCTGGTGCATCGCGAGCATTTCGGTCTGGCTTCATCGCACTGGTGATACGATCAGAACCAAAGGTCTGAAGTATGCAGGATGGAATCACAGCATATGCATTGTGTAATACCTTCTTTCGTAACTGCTTGCACCTGAGACAGCCATTGCGGGACTTTTCATGTGACTTGCGCAACCTATATCCGGTCGCTTGGAGATCTGAGACCGTTTTATTAAGGGCCATATTGCCGACGGCACGCTAAGCTACAATGTTGGACCGCAGAAGTCGGGGTTCTTCGCAGAAGGGCGGTTGGGGCGTATTAGTAAAGAGTCCTCAAGGCAAGATTGAGTTTACTCAGCCTCATAAATGGAGAAGTTGCCCGTGCAGAACATCAGTCTAGTAGTATTTGTCATGGCGGGTAGTCTAGCGTGAGGCTCTGCTCCATGTAATTAACCGTGAAATTAGAGTTATTCAGTAGTCGAGCAGCCGTGAAGACAACGAGGCGGGCCCTAGGATGACTTTGCCAAGGAAGTTGGGCAGTGAGAGTACGAGGTGCATGGCCTCCAGCGGGAACTACGCCTCCCCGCAGAAGACCCTGCTTGAACACGAGGTGATGGTTATATTGATGGATGAAATATGCGGCGTATTACTAATACGCCGGGGTGGCCGTGCCCAGCCAACAGAGAGCTTGGCGACAACTTTGTATGGTTCGGAGACCAGTGGCTGTGATGTGTAGATATGGAATCGATACTCTGGGAAATCAAAGGTGTAAGATTAGGACTTGGCTTTGTATGTGGTAGC
The window above is part of the Aspergillus luchuensis IFO 4308 DNA, chromosome 8, nearly complete sequence genome. Proteins encoded here:
- a CDS encoding Zn(II)2Cys6 transcription factor (COG:K;~EggNog:ENOG410PW9R;~InterPro:IPR036864,IPR021858,IPR001138;~PFAM:PF00172;~TransMembrane:1 (o498-515i);~go_function: GO:0000981 - DNA-binding transcription factor activity, RNA polymerase II-specific [Evidence IEA];~go_function: GO:0008270 - zinc ion binding [Evidence IEA];~go_process: GO:0006355 - regulation of transcription, DNA-templated [Evidence IEA]), translated to MALNKTVSDLQATGYRLRKSHEKSRNGCLRCKQLRKKCDEARPKCSRCTRLSYTCQYQHPPSASGSDTELGGFPNSVIEFKGSDSITGRLPGPIPSSTGQLPLSPQSNCEEDILNLDLPSPDPLNATELSLLAHYLSHTSQTIPFDSLDLHALSVGVPNLAFKCKAVMSSLLSLAAACKCHDLAHEHTQKPLDNQTLTEIQDLFALAERHHAASLRHIQTTMQKARGYDNVLANAALMVLYASASHSIRVHLAATAKAHGQRLPTELLPQHSQWITFTRAAHTASSAILNDIVSATAAGSMVDTGPESHPTISSPLSPQDGPSPTTKRLFLPLVASTCDRALRSLRRRAERTTAVLLQASASCSAIDQQRVHALLETISVLESCALAALSPRASDNGKMVSATSPNTQHTAGFEGSRAVSPWVARYMISVTSMEVPQILRRIIMSFLNKAPTEFLNIVQSVLDSPTAEARNKSTTIPASPTSRQLLVLTPIHVLTMDIFAHWLVLVMLLDGVWWIKDIGQWELSQVISMMKTHNVISQLADTNEMWWPESMYLVKRELTPDA